In the Opitutaceae bacterium genome, one interval contains:
- a CDS encoding RHS repeat-associated core domain-containing protein — protein sequence MKPPFLTLAALLPVVACPPAFGQAQLDPVTIPVEITAEYVTEANLCWNDPCGPDPRIAQLLLSLGDLSVDTGELYGETIVGYTGDPYSSELSGTANLKPGKKYQLSIDPYFLASCDIRIELPSGYSVFVEGVERLMISGTTYQFLDFRVESNVTMAAGQAVEPRPGRIVWSVGMGQLRNGDPAGSIQMRELMLTATTYTPAALYYDHSNPDIEVLEQSGVLRHVYANECLADIQKDPNAYEGTHTYWIRFYGRTEVGPKNPNGTYNQTDKSPFVEYKVENPTYPTISKLRITRYWHLPSTRTSWTEITKSGSTWTVVPWNNRTVGSAPDAETRITYANSDKEETIEVRDGGSNVYAKSFNEYKDHPWGDRELYKSIKGYGYSNPLQTTFDYGQTSGYSNYKKVVSKVEPDGYWEKYDYYSNGQIWKVYRPFEDSPTAPGSATDSNCELVTYTYATDFSGASVLPATILTHRNGYLSGKTVISYDNTNEDRNDMPVVVATRNDYWNSGSSVETITRTYRADVAEVIAEDFPTDQTKQIESTYFPGKIHSISHADGSMEAYVYQWGTYNPSNRTFSAVSGGTEFMVAVIHGTTSSSGNVALSSYDGYEISTSADYTAGIGFHLIPDQSTMEATVFSSSGTPIWVEKRIYANSSWHIVDREITAYQGGLAAFPYWKSADSGDPYGNWTTYDATYGEGFLITQETNADGIQHVHTYDELGRKKNQKRTTVTGQPGGGDLWTMWTYDPAGQVTSTWISNTSGTSAGSSDLATSYTYDKAGRVATRVEKVVDGSSPVNAATTYSYFYGGNPRATRELRPDGSDLIRTTCYDRRLKSITGSAEVNKYYDYWAQSDGRLRRQERLSTSVSGDGWHDTYFDWLGRVNEDLKPSPAGGHVKNHYLYNSAGQLYLRQLKDEGWAWIQAAHRWVYDAQGKLIREGMDLDQNNSLDLLGVDRVTTRDEYFEQMSGDWWSTVTQTKLTSTTDSINGVSSTVRTRLTGRTSTLRSETQTTDPNGQVTTEIVTLDRTNCRLTTTTTYPGATNTAVSITVNGLLESETSTFNAKITYLYDNYERIQRKTTRQDASVGDNTYVELEYYPGTRLAKHRKNLYLGGSGFQKTYYDKAGRVTVDEISDSTLWKTKRYAYNSRGQIEYQWGSDLEPVQYVYNGYGWRTAMRTFRDETVNWNAASWPGGGSSYDQTTWSYDIPGDVSGAQRTGVVYSKTDPQSRTVQFRYNKRGQVSKRTWARGVVTNYKYYDAIGIDSDIGAQAYMTGELKMIDYSDSTPDVKYYYNASYGANAWRTGKFNAISDATGGRTFSYRTNDLQEAWEWYSHGHYGVTGGYGRGLWRSYDSKGRLYSMSVGWGNDTDEAVESRYYYGGASGFVRNVAGHRPGKIWRLFTYNYRPGSHLISKIYGYDFDFERNINHQQWRNLIDSVENKWGSTNLATFAYNYDWAEQNINRTITGSIASQRGGSSLLDDYELNAKGEVIGADAQKGLWNGSSWVDRLYDWGYDAQGNREKEKADGGSWSNNTINSLNQITYSGATHTYDLDGNLTNDGTWAYSYDAENRMISAIRNDSLLFTFYTYDYMGRRVRIETRNVTLTLIGDIRIAYDGWHPVAEFDAMPGGTAYPTVRSYMWGLDVTGTVHGGGGVGGLLLTTDGTNHQIPLYDANGNVQGLIDAGDGTLEAVYSYSAFGELLGYANPTGGTYAQDNPIRFASKYCDEYTGLYQYNHRMYSPRLGRFITRDPIGEYGGLNLYAYCRNGPVDDWDYLGLMPDGGLGLVFPPAELVYFAGYVLSKIFSGSPDRPLLNEPTYRETWRAFERYTSRGDTLGRPMTLRHSAKTEGVEVEEAQRGELRSRIEKAVVFEGNLESGIDRVIDDLLQIGLYGGDLGRAMINNIIAEGLTIVLDTDLEVATGHRGTRTLQLNPDHSLYSPGLGMGIRVAFGSRNYRARAWACYCRSVIP from the coding sequence ATGAAGCCACCGTTTCTTACCCTCGCGGCACTCTTGCCTGTCGTCGCCTGTCCCCCGGCCTTCGGGCAGGCACAGCTGGACCCGGTGACAATTCCTGTCGAAATCACAGCAGAGTATGTAACTGAAGCCAATCTCTGCTGGAATGATCCATGTGGTCCGGATCCCCGCATCGCACAGCTTCTTCTATCGCTCGGGGATCTGAGTGTTGACACGGGGGAACTCTACGGGGAGACCATAGTTGGGTACACCGGTGATCCCTACTCAAGTGAACTGTCTGGAACGGCCAACCTGAAGCCCGGAAAGAAATATCAATTGTCAATCGACCCCTACTTCCTGGCCTCCTGTGACATCCGGATCGAACTGCCATCCGGCTATTCGGTCTTTGTGGAAGGCGTCGAGCGTCTCATGATTTCTGGTACAACCTATCAATTTCTCGACTTCAGGGTCGAGTCGAATGTGACCATGGCGGCCGGTCAGGCGGTCGAACCTCGTCCAGGACGAATCGTGTGGTCGGTCGGTATGGGCCAGTTGCGCAACGGCGATCCGGCCGGGAGCATCCAGATGCGCGAGCTTATGCTGACCGCGACCACCTACACGCCGGCGGCGCTCTACTACGACCACAGCAATCCGGACATCGAGGTGCTCGAACAAAGCGGCGTCCTCCGTCATGTCTACGCCAATGAGTGTCTCGCCGACATTCAGAAAGACCCCAACGCGTATGAGGGTACGCACACTTACTGGATTCGGTTCTACGGTCGCACTGAGGTTGGCCCCAAAAACCCCAATGGCACCTACAATCAAACCGATAAGAGCCCCTTCGTTGAATACAAGGTTGAGAACCCGACCTACCCAACCATCAGCAAGCTTCGCATCACCCGCTACTGGCACCTCCCGAGTACCCGAACCTCCTGGACGGAAATCACAAAAAGTGGCAGCACGTGGACCGTGGTGCCCTGGAACAACCGGACAGTTGGAAGCGCGCCTGATGCCGAGACCAGGATCACCTATGCGAACTCGGACAAGGAGGAGACGATCGAAGTCAGAGACGGTGGGTCGAACGTCTATGCGAAATCCTTTAACGAGTACAAGGATCACCCTTGGGGAGACCGCGAGCTCTACAAGAGCATCAAGGGCTACGGGTACTCAAACCCGCTTCAGACGACTTTCGATTACGGGCAGACCAGCGGATACAGCAACTACAAGAAGGTGGTTTCCAAGGTCGAACCCGATGGGTATTGGGAGAAGTACGATTACTACAGCAATGGCCAGATCTGGAAGGTCTATCGCCCCTTCGAAGACAGCCCGACCGCTCCGGGATCAGCCACCGATTCGAATTGCGAGTTGGTCACCTACACCTATGCCACCGACTTCAGCGGAGCTTCCGTGCTCCCGGCCACCATTTTGACCCATCGCAATGGGTATCTCTCAGGCAAGACGGTCATTTCCTACGACAACACCAACGAGGATCGCAACGACATGCCGGTGGTCGTGGCGACCCGCAACGACTACTGGAACTCAGGCAGTTCGGTTGAGACGATCACCCGGACCTACCGGGCCGATGTGGCTGAAGTCATCGCCGAGGACTTCCCGACCGATCAGACCAAACAGATCGAATCGACCTATTTCCCGGGCAAGATCCACTCGATCAGCCACGCGGACGGATCCATGGAGGCCTATGTCTACCAGTGGGGGACCTACAATCCGAGCAACCGCACCTTCTCTGCAGTTTCGGGCGGAACGGAGTTTATGGTTGCTGTGATCCATGGCACGACGTCCTCGAGTGGCAACGTGGCGCTTTCCAGTTACGACGGGTACGAGATTTCGACCTCGGCCGACTACACTGCTGGAATTGGCTTCCACCTGATCCCGGACCAGTCGACGATGGAGGCGACCGTGTTTTCATCCTCTGGCACGCCCATCTGGGTCGAGAAGCGGATCTACGCCAATTCGTCTTGGCACATTGTTGACCGTGAAATCACCGCCTACCAGGGAGGTCTGGCGGCCTTTCCCTATTGGAAGTCAGCCGATTCCGGCGACCCCTACGGCAACTGGACCACCTACGACGCAACCTACGGAGAGGGCTTCCTGATCACCCAGGAGACCAACGCCGACGGCATCCAGCATGTCCATACCTACGATGAACTCGGTCGCAAGAAGAACCAGAAGCGCACCACGGTGACGGGCCAACCCGGTGGCGGAGATCTGTGGACGATGTGGACCTATGATCCCGCGGGTCAGGTGACCTCCACCTGGATCAGCAACACTTCGGGCACCTCGGCGGGTTCGTCCGACCTGGCTACCTCCTATACCTACGACAAGGCCGGTCGCGTTGCGACAAGAGTCGAGAAGGTTGTCGACGGGTCCTCCCCTGTCAACGCGGCGACCACCTACTCGTATTTCTATGGAGGCAATCCACGTGCGACCCGTGAACTGCGTCCAGATGGAAGCGACCTGATCCGGACGACCTGCTACGACCGGCGCCTGAAGAGCATCACCGGCAGCGCTGAGGTCAATAAGTACTACGACTACTGGGCGCAGTCGGACGGCCGCCTTCGCAGGCAGGAGCGCCTCTCAACGTCCGTGAGCGGAGACGGATGGCACGATACCTACTTCGACTGGCTCGGAAGGGTGAACGAGGACCTGAAACCCAGCCCGGCGGGTGGCCACGTCAAGAATCACTATCTCTACAACTCAGCGGGCCAGCTCTATTTGCGCCAGCTCAAGGACGAGGGCTGGGCTTGGATCCAGGCCGCACATCGCTGGGTCTACGACGCGCAGGGCAAACTGATCCGCGAAGGCATGGATCTGGATCAGAACAATTCCCTTGATCTTCTGGGCGTCGATCGTGTAACGACACGCGATGAGTATTTTGAGCAGATGAGTGGCGACTGGTGGAGCACGGTGACCCAGACCAAGCTAACCAGCACGACTGATTCGATTAACGGTGTCTCTTCTACGGTTCGTACGAGGTTGACTGGACGCACCTCAACACTGCGCTCCGAAACGCAGACAACGGACCCGAATGGGCAGGTGACGACGGAGATCGTGACCTTGGATCGCACCAATTGCAGGCTGACTACGACGACTACCTATCCAGGCGCCACCAACACAGCTGTTTCGATCACGGTCAATGGACTTCTCGAAAGCGAGACGAGCACGTTCAATGCGAAGATCACGTATCTCTATGACAACTACGAAAGGATCCAGAGGAAAACGACCCGACAGGACGCTTCGGTAGGAGACAATACCTACGTCGAGCTGGAGTACTACCCGGGGACGCGTCTGGCAAAGCACCGAAAGAACCTCTATCTTGGAGGAAGTGGGTTCCAGAAGACCTACTATGACAAAGCCGGTCGGGTTACAGTCGACGAGATCAGCGACAGCACTTTATGGAAGACAAAGAGATACGCGTACAACAGCCGCGGGCAGATCGAGTATCAGTGGGGCTCTGATCTCGAACCGGTTCAGTACGTCTACAACGGATACGGGTGGCGAACCGCAATGCGGACCTTCCGGGACGAAACGGTCAATTGGAACGCCGCTTCGTGGCCGGGCGGAGGTTCTTCGTATGACCAGACGACCTGGAGCTACGACATACCGGGCGATGTGAGTGGCGCCCAGCGCACCGGCGTCGTCTATTCCAAGACCGATCCTCAGAGCCGAACTGTCCAGTTTCGCTACAATAAGAGGGGTCAGGTTTCGAAGCGGACTTGGGCCAGAGGCGTCGTAACCAACTACAAATACTACGACGCGATTGGAATCGACTCGGATATCGGAGCCCAGGCGTATATGACCGGCGAGTTGAAGATGATCGACTACTCCGACTCGACTCCCGATGTGAAGTACTATTACAACGCCAGCTACGGGGCGAATGCGTGGAGAACCGGCAAGTTTAACGCGATTTCAGATGCCACTGGAGGTCGAACGTTCTCCTATCGAACGAACGACCTTCAGGAGGCATGGGAATGGTACAGTCACGGGCACTATGGGGTAACCGGAGGCTACGGGCGCGGCCTGTGGCGTTCCTACGATAGCAAAGGTCGGCTTTATTCGATGAGCGTCGGCTGGGGCAATGATACGGACGAAGCCGTCGAGTCGCGCTACTACTACGGAGGGGCTTCCGGATTTGTTCGGAACGTTGCCGGGCACAGGCCTGGAAAAATCTGGCGTTTGTTCACCTATAACTACCGGCCGGGTTCACATCTGATCAGCAAGATCTACGGGTACGATTTCGACTTTGAACGGAACATCAACCACCAGCAGTGGCGTAACCTGATCGATTCCGTCGAGAACAAGTGGGGCTCCACAAATCTGGCGACCTTTGCCTACAACTACGACTGGGCCGAGCAGAACATCAACCGGACCATCACAGGAAGCATCGCCAGTCAACGGGGCGGTTCGTCGTTGCTGGACGACTATGAGCTCAACGCAAAAGGAGAGGTGATTGGAGCCGATGCCCAGAAGGGCCTTTGGAACGGGAGTTCCTGGGTTGACCGGCTCTACGACTGGGGCTATGATGCTCAGGGCAACCGCGAGAAGGAAAAGGCCGATGGAGGCAGTTGGTCCAACAACACAATCAATTCGCTCAACCAGATCACGTATTCGGGCGCGACCCACACCTACGATCTGGATGGCAACCTCACCAATGATGGGACCTGGGCCTACTCCTACGACGCCGAGAACCGGATGATCTCGGCGATTCGCAATGACTCGTTGCTGTTTACCTTCTACACCTACGATTACATGGGGCGCCGGGTTCGAATTGAAACTAGGAACGTGACCCTGACCCTGATTGGAGACATCCGTATTGCCTATGACGGTTGGCATCCGGTGGCCGAATTTGACGCCATGCCGGGCGGGACCGCTTACCCGACCGTCCGCTCCTACATGTGGGGTCTGGACGTGACCGGGACCGTCCACGGTGGCGGCGGGGTGGGCGGCCTGCTGCTGACCACGGACGGAACCAACCACCAGATCCCCCTCTACGACGCCAATGGGAATGTGCAGGGCCTCATCGATGCCGGCGACGGCACGCTGGAGGCGGTCTATTCCTACAGCGCATTCGGGGAACTGCTGGGCTATGCCAATCCAACCGGGGGCACCTACGCTCAGGACAACCCGATCCGCTTCGCCAGCAAGTACTGTGACGAGTATACCGGGCTCTACCAGTACAACCACCGGATGTATTCCCCCAGGCTCGGACGTTTCATTACCCGAGACCCGATCGGGGAATACGGGGGACTCAATCTTTACGCCTACTGCCGGAATGGGCCCGTGGATGACTGGGATTACTTGGGACTAATGCCCGATGGTGGTTTGGGTCTGGTGTTTCCTCCTGCCGAGTTGGTCTACTTTGCCGGTTACGTTCTCAGCAAGATCTTCAGCGGTAGCCCGGACAGACCGCTTTTGAACGAACCGACCTACAGGGAGACCTGGCGGGCCTTCGAGCGATACACTTCCAGAGGGGATACGCTGGGCCGGCCGATGACCTTGCGGCATAGCGCAAAGACCGAAGGCGTTGAGGTTGAAGAGGCCCAAAGGGGGGAGTTGCGTTCTAGAATAGAGAAGGCAGTAGTTTTTGAAGGTAACCTTGAGAGTGGAATAGACCGAGTTATTGATGATCTCCTCCAGATTGGACTCTACGGTGGCGATCTAGGAAGGGCGATGATCAACAACATAATTGCTGAGGGTTTGACCATTGTCCTGGATACGGATCTTGAGGTCGCTACGGGACATCGTGGAACCCGGACACTGCAACTGAATCCGGATCATTCTTTGTATAGCCCGGGCCTTGGAATGGGCATCAGGGTCGCATTCGGGAGCCGAAATTATCGGGCACGAGCTTGGGCGTGTTACTGCAGATCAGTGATCCCATGA
- a CDS encoding DegT/DnrJ/EryC1/StrS family aminotransferase has translation MQTQSTVGPLEPRILPTPGMGQCMIGEEETALVNEVMRSGLLFRYYGLTPQDKPAMAATLEREFREKVGSRYALAVTSGTAALECALAALGVGPGDEVIVPVWSWISCVSAIVRVGGTPVLADIDESMTIPASEIERLATDRTKVALLVHFQGVACDMDAIMEVCRRRKILVLEDCASCVGASHKGRRVGSIGDIGIYSFQFMKVMTSGEGGMVVTNDARLFERAVRMHDVGQARPVHAGQIEPKEIQFFGSNFRMTELTAAVGLAQLRKLDGMIEKTRHNYDRLVAGILDLPGVEERTMADPAGAIGLEMYLRLPTPEAAKAITAELSRLGIPSAQRTGTYAQYAREYIIKRQAHHPAASPFREVKDWPAVGYRPEDFPVTNDVTARSVVLPVGVLYSDEDIDFIIAAFRQAHRLAGL, from the coding sequence ATGCAGACACAATCGACTGTCGGCCCATTGGAGCCCCGGATCCTGCCGACGCCCGGCATGGGGCAGTGTATGATCGGAGAAGAAGAGACCGCCCTGGTCAACGAGGTCATGCGGAGCGGACTGCTTTTCCGCTATTACGGCCTTACCCCTCAGGACAAACCCGCCATGGCCGCGACCCTGGAAAGGGAGTTCCGGGAGAAGGTGGGCTCGCGCTATGCCCTGGCCGTGACCAGCGGCACCGCCGCCCTCGAATGCGCCCTCGCCGCACTCGGAGTCGGCCCCGGCGACGAAGTCATCGTTCCGGTCTGGAGCTGGATTTCCTGCGTCTCGGCCATCGTGCGGGTCGGCGGCACGCCGGTCCTGGCGGATATCGATGAGTCCATGACCATTCCGGCCTCGGAGATCGAGCGCCTGGCGACGGACCGCACCAAGGTGGCCCTGCTCGTTCATTTTCAGGGAGTCGCCTGCGACATGGATGCGATCATGGAAGTCTGCCGCCGCCGGAAGATTCTCGTCCTGGAGGATTGTGCATCCTGTGTCGGCGCCTCCCACAAGGGGCGCCGGGTCGGCTCGATCGGCGATATCGGCATCTACAGCTTTCAGTTCATGAAAGTGATGACGTCCGGCGAAGGCGGCATGGTCGTGACCAATGATGCGCGTCTCTTTGAGCGCGCGGTCCGGATGCACGACGTGGGCCAGGCCCGACCGGTTCATGCCGGACAGATCGAACCGAAGGAGATCCAGTTCTTTGGATCGAATTTCCGCATGACAGAACTGACCGCCGCGGTCGGGCTCGCCCAGTTGAGAAAGCTTGACGGGATGATCGAGAAGACCCGACACAATTACGACCGCCTGGTTGCCGGCATCCTCGACCTGCCCGGGGTGGAGGAGCGCACGATGGCGGATCCGGCCGGAGCCATCGGGCTCGAGATGTACCTGCGCCTGCCGACTCCCGAAGCGGCCAAAGCGATCACGGCCGAACTGAGCCGGCTCGGCATTCCCAGTGCCCAGCGCACCGGCACCTATGCCCAGTACGCTCGGGAATACATCATCAAGCGCCAGGCCCATCATCCGGCGGCGTCCCCGTTCAGGGAGGTGAAGGATTGGCCGGCGGTCGGCTATCGGCCGGAGGACTTCCCGGTCACCAATGACGTGACCGCCCGAAGCGTCGTCCTTCCGGTCGGGGTCCTCTACTCGGACGAAGATATTGACTTTATCATCGCCGCCTTCCGCCAGGCCCACCGCCTCGCCGGATTGTAG